Proteins encoded within one genomic window of Saccharopolyspora pogona:
- a CDS encoding GntR family transcriptional regulator, whose protein sequence is MSWLLRNAGHAALIPRLQRPELTGDHLRDDDARRFCKLGTIASSPTPEEADQLLSVRTLLEGESARLAALNSTKEGVAELKQIYKRGIQALKADDTEEVFAANAELHARITEMSGNKILVEIAAQVDRRVRWYHTPVAKSRGKKYWDEHSALIDAISKGEADRAAQLMREHTEHTRETYLRQNAEG, encoded by the coding sequence ATGTCGTGGTTATTGCGCAACGCCGGGCATGCCGCGCTAATTCCACGCCTCCAGCGACCCGAGCTCACTGGCGATCACCTGCGCGACGACGACGCGCGGCGCTTTTGCAAGCTCGGGACGATCGCATCCAGCCCCACCCCGGAAGAAGCCGACCAACTGCTGAGCGTCCGCACCCTGTTGGAGGGCGAGTCGGCCCGGCTCGCGGCGCTGAACTCGACCAAGGAGGGCGTGGCCGAGCTCAAGCAGATCTACAAGCGCGGCATCCAGGCCCTCAAGGCCGACGACACCGAGGAAGTGTTCGCGGCCAACGCCGAACTGCACGCCCGGATCACCGAGATGTCCGGCAACAAGATCCTCGTGGAGATCGCGGCCCAGGTGGACCGCCGGGTCCGCTGGTACCACACTCCGGTGGCCAAGTCCCGGGGCAAGAAGTACTGGGACGAGCACTCGGCCCTGATCGACGCGATCAGCAAGGGCGAAGCCGACCGGGCGGCCCAGCTGATGCGAGAGCACACCGAGCACACCCGGGAGACCTACCTGCGGCAGAACGCCGAGGGCTGA
- a CDS encoding S1C family serine protease: MASGERFEGLDAYSRTVAAVASAITPSVASLHSSGEWGDAAGSAVVFTADGFMLTNAHVIGRATGGTARFADGTSAPFTVVGTDPLSDLAVVRAVGETPRPVQLGDSDQLVVGQLVVAVGNPLGLAGSVTAGVVSGLGRSLPARSGNAARIIEDVIQTDAALNPGNSGGALADSRGVVVGVNTAVAGVGLGLAIPINATTRRIIDSLVRHGRVRRAFLGLVTIPAPLPDELAQRTGQDTGLRVVDVVRQSPAARAGLHRGDLVLTAGGSPVRDAQGLQRLMFAEAIGRPLQITVTRNGALVDVIAEPVELLDSPR, translated from the coding sequence ATGGCTTCGGGAGAGCGGTTCGAGGGGCTGGACGCCTACTCGCGGACGGTTGCCGCCGTGGCCTCGGCGATCACGCCGAGCGTGGCGAGCCTGCACTCGTCCGGTGAATGGGGCGACGCGGCCGGGTCGGCGGTGGTGTTCACCGCGGACGGCTTCATGCTGACCAATGCGCACGTCATCGGCCGCGCCACCGGCGGCACCGCGCGCTTCGCCGACGGCACCAGCGCCCCGTTCACCGTCGTCGGCACAGATCCGCTCTCCGACCTGGCCGTGGTCCGCGCGGTCGGCGAGACCCCGCGACCGGTGCAGCTCGGCGACAGCGACCAACTGGTGGTCGGGCAGCTCGTCGTCGCCGTCGGCAATCCGCTCGGGCTGGCCGGTTCGGTCACCGCGGGCGTGGTCAGCGGGCTCGGGCGGTCGCTGCCAGCACGAAGCGGCAACGCCGCCAGGATCATCGAGGACGTGATCCAGACCGACGCCGCGCTCAACCCGGGCAACTCGGGTGGCGCGCTGGCGGACTCGCGGGGCGTGGTCGTGGGCGTGAACACCGCGGTCGCCGGGGTCGGCCTGGGCCTGGCGATCCCGATCAACGCCACCACCCGCCGCATCATCGACTCGCTGGTCCGGCACGGCCGGGTCCGCCGCGCCTTCCTGGGCCTGGTGACGATCCCGGCGCCGCTGCCCGACGAGCTGGCCCAACGCACCGGGCAGGACACCGGCCTGCGTGTCGTGGACGTGGTCCGGCAGAGCCCGGCGGCCCGAGCCGGGCTCCACCGCGGCGACCTGGTGCTGACCGCGGGCGGCAGCCCGGTGCGCGATGCGCAGGGCCTGCAACGGCTGATGTTCGCCGAAGCCATCGGGCGACCGCTGCAGATCACCGTCACCCGCAACGGCGCGCTGGTCGACGTGATAGCGGAGCCCGTGGAACTGCTCGACAGCCCGCGCTGA
- a CDS encoding ABC transporter permease — protein sequence MPSASIPVTPALGVAIALLLVAAAAVTGLGGLARYRDVLFAGLRGAVQLLVVSLLIAYIVRWTALATAFIVLMFAIAAHTAGRRITSDRTWLWAGLPIAAGVAPAVLVLVVTGAVPLTGLVLIPLVGQLIGGALVATALALGMVDRAARLEIARPLAGSALVPALDQTRTVGTVTLPGAKVKLEDGSLVVKIERWVPVVKTGGHVGDVGGRGPGLQVLDLQVS from the coding sequence GTGCCCTCTGCATCCATCCCGGTCACCCCGGCGCTCGGCGTGGCCATCGCGTTGCTGCTGGTCGCCGCCGCCGCGGTGACCGGCCTCGGCGGGCTGGCCCGGTACCGCGACGTGCTTTTCGCCGGTCTGCGCGGCGCGGTGCAGTTGCTCGTCGTCTCGCTGCTGATCGCCTACATCGTCCGGTGGACTGCCCTGGCCACCGCGTTCATCGTGCTGATGTTCGCGATCGCCGCCCATACCGCCGGGCGGCGCATCACCAGCGACCGCACTTGGCTGTGGGCCGGACTCCCGATCGCCGCCGGAGTCGCGCCGGCGGTGCTGGTGCTGGTCGTCACCGGTGCCGTCCCGCTGACCGGACTGGTGCTGATTCCACTGGTGGGGCAGCTGATCGGCGGAGCGCTGGTGGCGACCGCGCTGGCGCTGGGCATGGTGGACCGCGCGGCGCGGCTGGAGATCGCCCGGCCCTTGGCCGGAAGCGCCCTGGTGCCCGCGCTGGACCAGACCCGCACCGTGGGCACAGTGACGCTGCCGGGGGCCAAAGTTAAGTTAGAAGATGGGTCGCTCGTCGTGAAAATAGAGAGATGGGTGCCCGTCGTAAAAACTGGGGGCCACGTCGGCGATGTCGGGGGCCGCGGCCCCGGACTCCAGGTGCTTGACCTGCAGGTTTCGTGA
- a CDS encoding site-specific integrase, with protein MSSRELRVAVELLVDTGRRSEEICRLAFDCLTRDRQGKPVLVYDNWKEQRVRREVPIHEPTAVLIRAQQERVRARFPDRPVSSLVLLPTAQMNLHGTKFHVL; from the coding sequence ATGAGCTCCCGCGAGCTGCGGGTGGCGGTCGAGTTGCTGGTGGATACCGGCCGACGCTCGGAGGAGATCTGCCGGCTGGCCTTCGACTGCCTCACCCGGGACCGGCAGGGCAAACCGGTGCTGGTCTACGACAACTGGAAGGAACAGCGTGTTCGGCGCGAGGTGCCCATCCACGAGCCGACCGCGGTGTTGATCCGCGCCCAACAGGAACGGGTGCGCGCCCGCTTCCCGGATCGGCCGGTTAGCTCATTGGTCTTGCTGCCCACCGCGCAGATGAACCTGCACGGCACCAAGTTCCACGTTCTCTAG
- a CDS encoding methyltransferase domain-containing protein translates to MNRHLPADPWTSEVPREPFIPDRIWVYLGPDGRHQKLTEINRQVAPDRWAAEVAANVPIVTQVNDGDVAGDRDLMPTSSCSVPSLVQDMLDALDPQPGDDIMEIGAGTGWNAARLAARVGDPGHVVTIEVDPKVAETARKNLAEVGSPACVITTDGLQGLPDAAPYDRIIATCAIRDTLPAAWLDQLKPGGRIVTPWTTDFGPGCMLVADADLAGTVTGRFTGDLAFMRARSQRATL, encoded by the coding sequence GTGAATCGGCACCTACCTGCCGATCCGTGGACCTCCGAGGTCCCGCGCGAGCCGTTCATCCCCGATCGGATTTGGGTCTACCTCGGGCCCGATGGCAGACATCAGAAGCTTACCGAGATCAACCGCCAGGTGGCACCGGACCGGTGGGCGGCTGAAGTCGCCGCGAACGTCCCCATCGTCACCCAAGTCAACGACGGGGATGTTGCCGGTGACAGGGACCTCATGCCCACCTCATCGTGTTCCGTGCCGTCGCTGGTCCAGGACATGTTGGACGCATTGGACCCGCAACCTGGGGACGACATCATGGAGATCGGGGCGGGGACAGGGTGGAACGCCGCACGCCTGGCGGCCCGCGTCGGAGATCCAGGGCACGTCGTCACGATCGAAGTGGATCCCAAGGTGGCCGAGACCGCCCGGAAGAACCTCGCCGAGGTGGGCTCGCCCGCGTGCGTCATCACCACAGACGGACTCCAGGGGCTCCCGGACGCGGCACCGTATGACCGGATCATCGCGACCTGCGCCATCCGAGACACCCTTCCGGCGGCGTGGCTGGACCAGCTTAAGCCGGGCGGGAGGATCGTCACCCCGTGGACCACCGACTTCGGCCCCGGCTGCATGCTCGTCGCTGACGCCGACCTAGCCGGCACGGTCACGGGACGGTTCACTGGTGATCTCGCGTTCATGCGCGCCCGCTCCCAACGCGCCACGTTGTAG
- a CDS encoding ISAs1 family transposase, with protein MINSARRVAGRVGVLGREMEDGLLLGSWRLRNNQTPEEGHPLSFSHGSSWASFPGSAGGDDADLAELMKLLGKVPDRRKRKGRVYSLAFLLAASLIAVLAGASNFRQIADQVADLPASLLRKIGGRWCWFRGFFRVPDTSTIRRALEDVDVAKLEGLIGPWLLRHARPIPGGTLRLAIDGKVLRGSWIGDHESFTLFSAMIHCDGVTVAQVAVPPGTNEITQVTALLDGVSRGVDGRVVVTMDAAHTQRETAEYIAGERGFDYVMTVKGNQAVLKEKVFDRVLPLLRKTPHHVVVDDTHGRIRRWTTWITDAGGIDFPHARSVACVKREETTFSGELVSKERAWIITSQNTTTVTAEDLHDQVRDHWGIENKSHHVRDTTYHEDAQQIYTGTGAHILATLRNTAISMLRITGHNDIRRTTEWISRDRTRTLPLLSLQVAGRNTQ; from the coding sequence GTGATCAACTCAGCTCGTAGGGTTGCCGGCCGGGTTGGCGTGCTGGGCCGGGAAATGGAGGATGGCCTCCTTCTGGGATCATGGAGATTGCGAAATAACCAAACTCCAGAAGAAGGCCATCCGTTGTCATTTTCTCATGGCTCGTCATGGGCGTCGTTTCCGGGTAGCGCCGGCGGTGACGATGCCGATCTGGCGGAACTGATGAAGTTGCTCGGCAAGGTGCCGGATCGCCGTAAGCGGAAGGGCCGCGTGTATAGTTTGGCGTTCCTTCTCGCGGCGTCGTTGATCGCTGTGCTGGCGGGCGCGTCGAATTTCCGGCAGATCGCCGACCAGGTCGCCGATCTGCCGGCGTCGTTACTGCGGAAAATAGGTGGACGATGGTGCTGGTTCCGCGGCTTTTTCCGTGTCCCGGATACGTCCACGATCCGGCGCGCGCTGGAAGATGTCGATGTAGCGAAGCTGGAAGGACTGATCGGGCCGTGGCTGCTGCGTCATGCCCGGCCTATCCCGGGCGGCACGTTGCGGCTGGCTATCGACGGCAAAGTGCTGCGCGGTTCGTGGATCGGGGATCACGAGTCGTTCACGCTGTTCTCCGCGATGATCCACTGCGATGGTGTCACCGTCGCCCAAGTGGCCGTTCCTCCGGGAACCAACGAGATCACCCAGGTCACGGCCCTGCTCGACGGTGTCTCCCGCGGTGTGGACGGCCGTGTGGTGGTCACCATGGACGCCGCGCACACCCAGCGAGAGACCGCCGAATACATTGCCGGCGAACGCGGATTCGACTACGTCATGACAGTAAAGGGAAATCAAGCGGTGCTTAAGGAAAAGGTATTCGACCGCGTTCTTCCGCTCTTGCGGAAAACACCGCATCATGTCGTCGTCGATGACACCCACGGCCGGATACGCCGCTGGACTACCTGGATTACCGACGCCGGCGGAATCGATTTCCCACACGCGCGTTCCGTAGCCTGCGTCAAACGAGAAGAAACAACTTTTTCCGGAGAACTCGTCAGCAAAGAGCGCGCCTGGATCATCACCAGCCAGAACACCACCACAGTCACCGCCGAAGACCTACACGACCAAGTCCGCGACCACTGGGGAATAGAAAACAAAAGCCATCACGTCCGTGACACGACATACCACGAAGACGCACAACAAATCTATACCGGGACCGGTGCCCATATACTGGCAACATTACGGAATACCGCAATATCGATGCTTCGCATAACTGGACACAACGACATCCGCCGGACAACCGAATGGATCAGCAGGGACCGCACACGAACACTCCCCCTCCTGTCACTCCAAGTTGCAGGGCGCAACACACAGTGA